The Paenibacillus sp. 481 DNA window CAACCGCAATAAAGGACTTACATGGTTTACTTTCTGGGCTATTTCAACAGCCCGTCACCGTGCTAACACACAGTGGCGGGCTATTTTATTTTGCAATCTAATCCTTTGCAGCCTGCTAAATGATCAACCAACAGCTTACTGACCGTCGGTCCACATAAACAATGACACTAGGGTGTGTATGCAAACCTAAGCGAGTCGCTAACCTCTAATGGTTATGAGCGTGGCTATTCCTAGGGATAACCACGATTTTAAAATCTAATGGTTCTGGTGGTGCTTATTCCATAGAAATGAGCTGAATTCCAACAAAAAACGTTAACTAAGCACTCTGATAACCGTTAGAAATCAACATCAATGAATAAGAGCGAAATAAGCTCGGTGAGATCCGTTAGCGGCGGGTGCCATAAGAAGAATCAATCCTTCGATGAAGATGTAGTGGTAACTGTCGCACTTCATTTTACAATTCGTCTCTTATTAAAGCAGCACTCGACCAGATGGCATTCTGTATACGTCTTCATGTCCAGATTGCGCTTTTTACGGGCTTACGGCGATTTTTTACTTGGAATGACGGGAGTCGCTTGGTGTTCATCCAGCAGATATAGAATACGGTTGATTTCGTAGGCGTGGTTCGCCAAGACGCAACTTTGAGGTAGATCCATCGACGCTAAGATCTCATATCCTTTGACCAAATTATGGGCCTGTCTTCCGGTCAATTCGAAGCGAAGCGGATTCCCAAGCGCGTCTACAACAGCATAGTATGTCATTCCGTATAACGCGATGATCTTTTGGAGGACGTCCTCCTTGGGGTTTGCGATCCGGCGGTAGCAGTTCTTTAATTCGATCCCATTGATCGTCTCTGATTTCGTATCGGCTCTTCATCTCCTTGATTCGCCACGAGTTAAGCCGTTTTTATAGTATGTATACACGCCCTAGTCTACAGTTAGCACAGGCAGGTAGCCCGCCCCTCTTTTTCCACCTTGTTGATGATCGTATCTATTCCTTGTTTTTTCTTTTGGACGCGTTTCTTGTCGAACCTTAAAATTAGATAAAATTACATATTAGTAACAAAATTGTTATTGTATCTGATTGAACCGCGCCCTATAATCATGGTTGATTTTGGAATATTAGGAGGGTTTACATTTGAAGGGTAGAAAATTAAAACTGCTGGTCGTGCTCATGACCACGATGTCGTTATTGGCAGGTTGTATGGGAGAGAAGCCTGTACTTGAGGAACTTGACGGAGGCAAAGGAACAATCAAAATTCTTTCTGATAATGAGCAATGGTTCTACTCCCAGTATGGAAATACGTTTAAACTTAAGCATCCAAACATTGATTTTGAAATCATTAGTACGAAGCATCATCAACGTCCAGACATGACCCAAGATGAGCGTGAAAAACTAGAAAAGAAATTAATTACTGAAAAGAAGCCGGACGTGTTGTTTCTTAACCAAAAAATATTTAGTGAATTTATTCAAGATGGAAAACTATACAACTTAGAACCTGTCATCAAGCAAGAGCAGTTTGACTTACAAGGTTATATGCCCGGATTTATAGATATGCTTCGGGAAATGGGGAGCGGTTCCATTTACGGACTTACACCTGAGATTAACACCCAAGTCATTTATTACAATGCTGATCTGTTTAAAAAACAGGGGATTGATCTCCCCCAGAACAAAATGACATGGTCTGATCTTCTTGCCTTATCAGCACGCTTTAACTCGAGCGGAACGAATTCAAAAGACAAAATCGTCGGGTTTAGTGAAGAGGGGTATCGCGGAAAAGCGGAGCTTCTATTCAAAATGGCAGCTACGGCAGGGCTGACACCGCTCGACTCGAAAGGAGAGACCATCCAGATTCAAACGGAAAGCTGGAAAAAAGTAATGACCACAGCGACTGAGGCTTTTCGGAATAACAGCGTATACACGGCTCCCGATGAAAAAAATATAGATATGCTAATGGAGCGTGGAAACAAATTTGCAGAGGGAAAGGCTGCAATGATGATGTCTTATCCTTATTATGCAAGAAGCATTGATGACATGAAATATTATGACAAGAAGGCCAAGGAGTTTGAGTGGGGCATGGTAACAGCACCTATCGATCCCGCCGCTCCCGATGAATCTGCGTTTACCAATCTTGATACCATTTTAGCAATCTCCAAGGATGCAACGAATAAACGTGCCGCTTGGGAGTTTGTGAAGTTTGTTAATGGTATTGAAATGGCTCAAGCCACTTCACGATCATCATTTGGATCTTTACCGACACGCAACCAATTTTATAAAGAAATTAGCGGAAAAAGTACCGACGTGTTCTATGCCTTAAAGCCAAAAGCGAACGGGCAAAATAGCTGGTATAGTTCAGTACCGTGGAAATTTAGTCAAAAGTTCTTTGACATTATAAATGAACATATGCAAGCCGTTATTGATAAAAAGAAAACGGTGGACCAAGCACTTGCTGAGATTCAGCAAAAAGCCCAAGCAGAATTGAAACTGGCGAGGGATCAAGAAAAAGCAGATAAGAAAGACACGAAATAAACGCACCTGTCTTAAGAGAGCGAGTCTTGTTCGAACATGAAGCGTGAGATGAGTCGCCAAGCTACGGAGAGGGGATGTCTATTCATGTTGTTACGCAATGGGAAACTGCCGATCTTGCTATTAACGATGATGTTGTTCATTACGGCCTGTGGCAAGTCCGAAAGTGACAAGTTCGGCAAAGATACGGTTGGCAAGCTAAAGGTACTTTATGCGGTTGCAGGTGAAGAGGAAAAAGCGTTTAATTCGAAATACGGCAATTACTTTAGATTTGCCTATCCCAAGATAGAGCTTGATTTCATTAGTACAAATCACTTGTACTATCCCAACAAAGATGTCAGCATCTCACAATCCAAGCAACTGGTACAACAACTCATCAAAGAGACCAAGCCCGATGTGATCCTACTCGACGAAGCTCAATTTACCTCATTTACGCAAGATGGAAAGCTATTAAATTTAGATTCGATGATTAAACAGGATGGATTTGATCTACACGGGTATATGCCCGGTTATATGGATCTGGTTCGACATAAAGGAGCAGGCTCTATTTATGGGCTCTCCCCTGAAATCAACGCCGAAGTTCTTTATTACAATGCTGAGTTGTTCAAAAAAAATGGCGTAGAGCTTCCACGTGATAAGATGACGTGGCCAGAAGTTCTTGCGTTGGCTGGACGCTTCAGCAATAGCGCGTCGAGCGGAGACCAGAAAGATAAAGTCGTCGGCATGGTTGACAACAACTTTGGGGAGCCTGTAGATTTTCTGTTGAAAATGGCCGGCACTTCAGGCTTGTCTCCCGTTGATGCCAAGGGTGAGAATTTGACCGTTCAATCTGAGCGCTGGAAAGACTTTATGACAGCGGCAACCGATGCCCTCCGCAGTCAAGGCTTAGTTATCCCCTCCATGGAGCAGCATATCCAAGCACTGCAAGGATGGGACAAATTTTTGCAAGGAACTGCTGCCATGACTATGCAGCCCGTTGGCTACGCCAAGTGGATAAAAGAATCAAAAGACACAGGTGCCCAACCAAAACCAATCGATTGGGGATTCGTGACCGCGCCTATCGATACAACATACCCCGATGAATCAGCGTTTATGAATCTAGGACAGTTGTTTGCCATCTCAAGCGATACGGCGAATAAGGAAGCTGCATGGGAGTTCGTTAAATTAGTAAACGGAGCGGAATTGGCTCAGGCGATAGCAGGTTCAGCCTTTGACGGTTTACCCGTACGCAGCGAAGCCTTTAAAGAAGTGGACGGCAAGAAGACAACGTCATTGTATACGTTGAAGCCGCGAGCGGATGGCCGGAATATGTGGTCTTGGTCCAAAACGGTGCCACCAGACTTTGAATCTACATTTCGCTTGCTCGTAAATGACAATATGCAAGCGGTTATACAGAAAAAGAAAACAGTAGAGCAAGCACTAGCTGAAATTCAGCAAAATGGTCAAGTTGCTTTGAAGAAGGCTAAAGAGCAGGAAAAAGCGAACGAGAAAAAGTGAAATGATTCTATCTCGGTCGCTGCCATAAAAGTGTTCTATTATAAATGAGCATTCTTAAATACGTCCGTCACTGTTGATTAACTACAGTGGCGGATTTTTTTGCGAATATGTTCAATTGTGTACGTTCTAGCTGTTCCAGCTATTTCAAAAATATTTTCAGTTTTCTTCCATAAAATGCTTAAATATAAAATTATGTTTAGCATCTCTCAAGTATGTGCATTACAATGGCTCATGTGCACAATATACATAATATGGAGGTCAACATGATACGTAAAAAATTGATGCCTAGCTTTATACTTGGACTTGTTTTCTGTTTGGTGCTTTCGATCACACCAGCATTTGGTGCAACGAAAATCGGTGAACCAGCGTGGAACCCTGAGAATGGATGGAAGAGATATACGAACACTGCTCATGAAATTTCATACACCGGTCAAGGTTACTGGGGTAATTATAATTCGACGCATTACAACTCAGAATTAGGAGCAGCTGTAAAGTTCAATGTTGTCGGCACATCTTTTAGAGTCATTGCAAAACATTTTCTTCCATCATCTGA harbors:
- a CDS encoding ABC transporter substrate-binding protein produces the protein MKGRKLKLLVVLMTTMSLLAGCMGEKPVLEELDGGKGTIKILSDNEQWFYSQYGNTFKLKHPNIDFEIISTKHHQRPDMTQDEREKLEKKLITEKKPDVLFLNQKIFSEFIQDGKLYNLEPVIKQEQFDLQGYMPGFIDMLREMGSGSIYGLTPEINTQVIYYNADLFKKQGIDLPQNKMTWSDLLALSARFNSSGTNSKDKIVGFSEEGYRGKAELLFKMAATAGLTPLDSKGETIQIQTESWKKVMTTATEAFRNNSVYTAPDEKNIDMLMERGNKFAEGKAAMMMSYPYYARSIDDMKYYDKKAKEFEWGMVTAPIDPAAPDESAFTNLDTILAISKDATNKRAAWEFVKFVNGIEMAQATSRSSFGSLPTRNQFYKEISGKSTDVFYALKPKANGQNSWYSSVPWKFSQKFFDIINEHMQAVIDKKKTVDQALAEIQQKAQAELKLARDQEKADKKDTK
- a CDS encoding ABC transporter substrate-binding protein, producing MLLRNGKLPILLLTMMLFITACGKSESDKFGKDTVGKLKVLYAVAGEEEKAFNSKYGNYFRFAYPKIELDFISTNHLYYPNKDVSISQSKQLVQQLIKETKPDVILLDEAQFTSFTQDGKLLNLDSMIKQDGFDLHGYMPGYMDLVRHKGAGSIYGLSPEINAEVLYYNAELFKKNGVELPRDKMTWPEVLALAGRFSNSASSGDQKDKVVGMVDNNFGEPVDFLLKMAGTSGLSPVDAKGENLTVQSERWKDFMTAATDALRSQGLVIPSMEQHIQALQGWDKFLQGTAAMTMQPVGYAKWIKESKDTGAQPKPIDWGFVTAPIDTTYPDESAFMNLGQLFAISSDTANKEAAWEFVKLVNGAELAQAIAGSAFDGLPVRSEAFKEVDGKKTTSLYTLKPRADGRNMWSWSKTVPPDFESTFRLLVNDNMQAVIQKKKTVEQALAEIQQNGQVALKKAKEQEKANEKK